The following coding sequences lie in one Oryza brachyantha chromosome 10, ObraRS2, whole genome shotgun sequence genomic window:
- the LOC102715336 gene encoding pentatricopeptide repeat-containing protein At1g03100, mitochondrial → MLRVGRICSRSSTCAVSSLLVGPRHLIGHESPHCLDSKCSWTNHSGANRIGFLNTRLNISSCGAYLSTLTETVLVQAHDPSLLALEIENAIDQQRFDDAWWAYQKHIHMEGPPRKSVLSKLITGFAETCDTHWLNKSYNVVNHAFEEKSELLEKEPLIFLSLALARSCLPNLAINVVRKLVKMETYPPVAAWSAILAHMCQTATGVSLAADMVMEIGYLFQNNRVDPRKKSNRSLLSMKPNSLTFNIILTSSLLFGTTKKAEQLLELMPRIGLKPDVSLLIVMARIYEQNGHRDEIKKLRRHVNEVCGLSESELRQFYDCLLSCHLKFGDLDSAVDIVLDMLRKGRSTKSSLEAAKAVLEAVENNKIYLPHEKTGPDTAASSNKSLSTDTPLLKYVPFFKDKSFARLELDARRLLKLLSDKLQDQAALVKSECGILHPTETMYAKLVKAFLEADKISALASFLVKASKEDSPVSVERSFVVQVINACISLGLLEQAHDLLDEMRFSGIRVGSTVYSLLLKAYCKEGHHEDDITALLKDAQQAGIQLDASCYEDLIQSRAHHNNATGALDLFKELKSLNISKTGHNEFEISVQGCDNNGTALTTKLVEEVRNGHVVNHAIHDWNNMIHFFCKKRLMHDAHKALSKMRALGHTPNAHTFHSLVTGYAAIGGKYVEVTDLWGEMKVLANSSSMKFDQELLDSLLYCFVRGGFFLRAMEVIEMMEKGKLFIDKYKYKSLWLKYHRTLYKGKAPKVQTEAQVKRREAALHFKRWIGLT, encoded by the coding sequence ATGCTTCGTGTTGGGAGAATTTGTTCAAGATCTTCAACTTGTGCAGTTTCTTCATTGCTGGTGGGTCCAAGACATTTGATTGGTCATGAAAGCCCACATTGCTTGGATTCTAAGTGTTCGTGGACTAACCACAGTGGTGCAAATAGAATTGGATTCTTGAACACAAGGCTAAATATCAGTAGTTGTGGTGCATATTTATCAACTCTTACTGAAACAGTTCTGGTCCAAGCTCATGACCCATCCCTGCTAGCATTGGAGATAGAGAATGCAATCGATCAGCAGAGGTTTGATGATGCGTGGTGGGCTTATCAGAAGCATATTCACATGGAAGGACCCCCAAGGAAGTCTGTTTTGAGTAAGCTCATAACTGGCTTCGCAGAGACCTGTGATACTCACTGGCTTAACAAGTCCTACAATGTGGTTAATCATGCATTTGAAGAGAAGAGTGAACTGTTGGAGAAGGAGCCCcttattttcctttctcttGCTCTCGCACGGTCTTGTCTCCCTAATCTTGCTATAAATGTTGTGAGGAAGTTGGTAAAGATGGAAACATACCCACCTGTTGCAGCATGGTCGGCTATCCTAGCACATATGTGCCAAACTGCAACCGGTGTATCTCTTGCTGCTGACATGGTAATGGAGATTGGCTACCTTTTCCAGAACAATAGGGTTGATCCACGGAAGAAGAGCAACCGTTCATTGTTATCAATGAAGCCCAATTCGTTGACCTTCAACATAATTCTGACTTCATCCCTTCTGTTTGGCACTACAAAAAAGGCAGAGCAGCTTCTTGAATTAATGCCTAGGATAGGGTTGAAGCCTGATGTCAGCTTGTTAATTGTAATGGCCCGGATATATGAGCAGAATGGACATAGAGATGAGATCAAGAAGTTGAGGAGGCATGTTAATGAGGTATGTGGCCTAAGTGAATCAGAGTTAAGGCAGTTCTATGATTGCTTGCTCTCCTGCCATTTGAAATTTGGAGATTTGGATTCTGCAGTGGATATTGTATTGGATATGCTTAGGAAAGGTAGAAGTACAAAAAGTTCACTTGAAGCAGCTAAAGCAGTTCTTGAAGCAgttgaaaataacaaaatttatcTTCCTCATGAGAAAACTGGGCCTGACACTGCAGCTTCCTCGAACAAATCTTTATCTACTGATACTCCGCTGCTAAAATATGTTCCATTCTTCAAAGATAAGAGCTTTGCAAGGCTTGAATTGGATGCAAGAAGATTACTCAAGTTGCTATCAGATAAGCTTCAGGATCAGGCTGCGCTAGTAAAATCTGAATGTGGTATCCTTCATCCAACTGAAACAATGTATGCCAAACTTGTTAAAGCTTTTTTGGAAGCAGACAAAATCAGTGCATTGGCGTCGTTTCTTGTGAAAGCAAGTAAAGAGGACTCACCTGTCTCTGTTGAAAGATCCTTTGTTGTTCAAGTAATAAACGCATGCATTTCTCTTGGGTTATTAGAGCAAGCACACGACCTTCTTGACGAGATGAGATTTTCTGGAATTAGAGTTGGTTCTACTGTTTATTCATTGCTCCTAAAGGCCTATTGCAAAGAGGGCCACCATGAAGATGACATAACTGCACTTCTGAAAGATGCTCAACAAGCAGGCATTCAGCTTGATGCAAGCTGCTATGAGGATTTGATACAATCCAGAGCACATCATAATAATGCCACAGGTGCTCTTGATCTTTTTAAAGAACTGAAGAGCTTGAATATTTCGAAAACTGGTCACAATGAATTTGAGATATCAGTACAAGGCTGTGATAACAATGGAACTGCTTTGACAACTAAGTTAGTGGAGGAAGTCAGAAATGGTCATGTGGTTAATCATGCTATTCATGACTGGAATAATATGATCCATTTCTTCTGCAAGAAGAGGTTGATGCATGATGCTCACAAAGCACTGAGCAAGATGCGAGCTTTAGGCCACACGCCAAATGCACACACATTCCATTCTTTAGTAACTGGTTATGCTGCCATTGGTGGTAAATATGTAGAGGTGACAGATTTGTGGGGCGAAATGAAAGTATTGGCCAACTCAAGTTCAATGAAGTTTGATCAAGAGCTCCTAGACTCTCTATTGTACTGCTTTGTGAGAGGTGGTTTCTTCCTTCGAGCCATGGAAGTCATAGAAATGATGGAAAAAGGCAAGTTGTTTATAGACAAATACAAGTACAAGTCCCTATGGCTTAAATACCACAGAACATTGTACAAAGGTAAGGCTCCTAAAGTGCAAACAGAAGCACAAGTGAAACGGAGGGAAGCAGCATTGCATTTCAAGAGATGGATTGGCTTAACATGA
- the LOC102721482 gene encoding FCS-Like Zinc finger 10-like, with product MLRKRAKPGSGESSEQRRELAAFDDHGHGGAISALFVASSGEASPERQPEAVLMMTSPTSTLQTASGATSPAAAVTCGSGRGAASGSTAVPFSRRRNDGAGRGGRCKSHRPWDARPVGLGLVGALNDDAEEGVYAPDDVSSAAAASSSSSSSASASAMTGQRPRAQTNYYTPWSPSPVEFRVNSSSGRGCAGAAAAVDQQAPPRRRCMSPGEMEMSEDYTCVIARGPNPRTTHIFDNRVVRSSGACFPAEIWLPSAGKDDGFLRYCHGCSKDLGLGKDIFMYRGEKAFCSRECRHHEMLFDEGIEEL from the exons ATGTTGAGGAAGAGAGCTAAGCCGGGCAGTGGAGAGAGcagcgagcagcggcgcgagCTGGCTGCGTTTGATGAtcacggccacggcggcgccatTTCGGCTTTGTTCGTGGCTTCCTCCGGCGAGGCGTCGCCGGAGCGGCAGCCGGAGGCCGTGCTGATGATGACGAGCCCCACGTCCACGCTGCAGACGGCCAGCGGCGCGacgtccccggccgccgccgtcacgtGTGGTAGCGGCCGCGGTGCTGCCAGCGGCAGCACGGCCGTCCCGTtctcccgccgccgcaacgacggcgccggccgtgGCGGGCGGTGCAAGAGCCACCGCCCTTGGGACGCGAGGCCCGTCGGGCTCGGGCTCGTCGGCGCCCTGAACGACGACGCAGAGGAGGGCGTGTACGCACCCGACGACGTCAGTTCCGCCGctgcggcgtcgtcgtcgtcgtcgtcgtctgcctctgcctctgccATGACCGGGCAGAGGCCCCGGGCCCAGACGAACTACTACACGCcgtggtcgccgtcgcccgtgGAGTTCCGCGtcaacagcagcagcggcaggggctgcgccggcgcggccgcggctgTCGATCAGCaggcgcctcctcgccgccggtgcaTGTCGCCGGGGGAGATGGAGATGTCGGAGGACTACACCTGCGTCATCGCTCGCGGGCCCAACCCGAGGACGACGCACATATTCGACAACCGCGTCGTCCGGAGCTCCGGCGCGTGCTTCCCGGCGGAGATCTGGCTGCCGAGCGCCGGCAAGGACGACGGCTTCCTGCGCTACTGCCATGGCTGCAGCAAGGACCTTGGCCTAGGCAAGGACATCTTCATGTACAG GGGCGAGAAGGCCTTCTGCAGCCGGGAATGCCGGCACCATGAGATGCTGTTCGACGAGGGCATCGAAGAACTCTGA